A genomic region of Sander lucioperca isolate FBNREF2018 chromosome 6, SLUC_FBN_1.2, whole genome shotgun sequence contains the following coding sequences:
- the pde12 gene encoding 2',5'-phosphodiesterase 12 isoform X1 has translation MFKLLSAALPLLPRRLLVSCRSLCRMEPAVVRCLPGEPKLTISFCLDGSHKHMLRDQGEQLGKVLARISNGIAKGQGKAKKSKKNKGQEPGESPEHVVVKLFYDGQEVAETELNSAAWQHGAVLQVGGCKYAVQRNAPTFTTAELPASLLAGFPVCPHLEVEFGNLQDCEFTWYKENAPCTSSPEAAGEVPGDDSSWTEVGYGRVHVPSNQDIGYRLKLRCTPKDGERSGVAKELVSVGAVEAGPGMCTFDNRHAYTVKEAEWPAVRVVSYNILADVYAQTELSKTVLYPYCAPYALQLDYRQNLIKKELAGYNADIVCLQEVDKGVFVDSLTPALDAFGLDGVFRIKEKQHEGLATFYRRSKFQLLSRHDIVLNKALTSDPIHSTLLERVSANGALKDKILQRSTTLQVSVLEDLNKPGRKVCVANTHLYWHPKGGNIRLIQMGVALQHLRHVISEEAPGAPLVFCGDFNSTPNSGVFQLVQEAVVPLQHADWASSGPEETCSMELLSAFPPLLSACSQPAYTNYVGGFHGCLDYIFIQPDSMQVEQVIPLPSHQEVTTYEALPSVAHPSDHIALICDLRWDP, from the exons ATGTTTAAGCTCCTCTCCGCGGCCCTCCCACTGCTCCCCCGACGCCTGCTCGTCTCCTGCCGCTCTCTCTGCAGGATGGAGCCCGCCGTGGTGAGGTGTCTCCCCGGGGAGCCCAAACTCACCATCTCCTTCTGTCTGGACGGCAGCCACAAGCACATGCTGCGGGACCAGGGCGAGCAGCTGGGCAAGGTCCTGGCCCGGATCTCCAATGGCATCGCCAAGGGCCAGGGGAAGGCGAAGAAGTCCAAGAAGAACAAGGGACAGGAGCCGGGTGAAAGCCCGGAGCATGTTGTGGTGAAGCTGTTCTACGACGGCCAAGAAGTGGCCGAGACGGAGCTGAACTCGGCGGCGTGGCAGCACGGAGCCGTGCTGCAGGTCGGCGGCTGTAAATACGCGGTACAGCGCAACGCTCCTACCTTCACCACCGCGGAGCTCCCGGCCTCCCTGCTGGCCGGGTTCCCCGTCTGCCCCCATCTGGAGGTCGAGTTTGGGAACCTCCAAGACTGCGAGTTCACGTGGTATAAGGAAAATGCCCCATGCACAAG TAGCCCTGAAGCTGCTGGAGAAGTTCCAGGCGATGACAGCAGTTGGACAGAGGTGGGATACGGGAGAGTGCATGTCCCGTCCAATCAGGACATCGGCTACAGACTCAAACTGCGCTGCACACCTAAAGATGGTGAACGCAGTGGCGTGGCCAAGGAGCTGGTCTCTGTGGGAGCCGTAGAGGCCGGACCAGGCATGTGCACGTTCGACAACAGACACGCGTACACTGTCAAAGAGGCAGAGTGGCCAGCGGTGAGGGTGGTGTCGTACAACATCCTCGCCGATGTCTACGCCCAGACAGAACTGTCCAAGACGGTGCTTTACCCGTACTGCGCCCCCTACGCCCTGCAGCTGGACTACAGGCAGAACCTGATCAAGAAGGAGCTGGCCGGGTACAACGCTGACATCGTCTGCCTGCAGGAGGTTGACAAAG GGGTGTTCGTGGACAGTCTGACTCCAGCTCTGGATGCCTTCGGCCTGGATGGCGTTTTCAGGATCAAAGAGAAGCAGCATGAAGGCCTCGCCACTTTCTACCGCAG GTCGAAGTTTCAGCTGCTAAGCCGTCATGACATCGTGCTGAACAAGGCGTTGACCTCTGACCCCATCCATTCTACGCTGCTGGAGAGGGTTTCTGCTAACGGCGCTTTGAAGGACAAGATACTGCAGAGGTCCACCACCCTGcag GTCAGTGTGCTCGAGGACCTGAATAAACCAGGCAGGAAGGTCTGCGTGGCCAACACTCACCTGTACTGGCACCCAAAAG GAGGGAACATTCGGTTGATCCAGATGGGCGTGGCTCTGCAACACCTGCGTCATGTGATCAGCGAGGAGGCACCTGGCGCCCCTCTGGTCTTCTGTGGTGACTTTAACTCCACCCCTAACTCAG GTGTGTTCCAGCTGGTCCAGGAGGCCGTGGTCCCCCTACAGCATGCAGACTGGGCCAGCTCTGGGCCGGAGGAGACCTGCAGCATGGAGCTGCTCTCTGCCTTCCCCCCCCTGCTGAGCGCCTGCAGCCAGCCCGCCTACACCAACTACGTGGGAGGCTTCCACGGCTGCCTGGACTACATCTTCATACAGCCAGACAGCATGCAG
- the pde12 gene encoding 2',5'-phosphodiesterase 12 isoform X2, translated as MFKLLSAALPLLPRRLLVSCRSLCRMEPAVVRCLPGEPKLTISFCLDGSHKHMLRDQGEQLGKVLARISNGIAKGQGKAKKSKKNKGQEPGESPEHVVVKLFYDGQEVAETELNSAAWQHGAVLQVGGCKYAVQRNAPTFTTAELPASLLAGFPVCPHLEVEFGNLQDCEFTWYKENAPCTSPEAAGEVPGDDSSWTEVGYGRVHVPSNQDIGYRLKLRCTPKDGERSGVAKELVSVGAVEAGPGMCTFDNRHAYTVKEAEWPAVRVVSYNILADVYAQTELSKTVLYPYCAPYALQLDYRQNLIKKELAGYNADIVCLQEVDKGVFVDSLTPALDAFGLDGVFRIKEKQHEGLATFYRRSKFQLLSRHDIVLNKALTSDPIHSTLLERVSANGALKDKILQRSTTLQVSVLEDLNKPGRKVCVANTHLYWHPKGGNIRLIQMGVALQHLRHVISEEAPGAPLVFCGDFNSTPNSGVFQLVQEAVVPLQHADWASSGPEETCSMELLSAFPPLLSACSQPAYTNYVGGFHGCLDYIFIQPDSMQVEQVIPLPSHQEVTTYEALPSVAHPSDHIALICDLRWDP; from the exons ATGTTTAAGCTCCTCTCCGCGGCCCTCCCACTGCTCCCCCGACGCCTGCTCGTCTCCTGCCGCTCTCTCTGCAGGATGGAGCCCGCCGTGGTGAGGTGTCTCCCCGGGGAGCCCAAACTCACCATCTCCTTCTGTCTGGACGGCAGCCACAAGCACATGCTGCGGGACCAGGGCGAGCAGCTGGGCAAGGTCCTGGCCCGGATCTCCAATGGCATCGCCAAGGGCCAGGGGAAGGCGAAGAAGTCCAAGAAGAACAAGGGACAGGAGCCGGGTGAAAGCCCGGAGCATGTTGTGGTGAAGCTGTTCTACGACGGCCAAGAAGTGGCCGAGACGGAGCTGAACTCGGCGGCGTGGCAGCACGGAGCCGTGCTGCAGGTCGGCGGCTGTAAATACGCGGTACAGCGCAACGCTCCTACCTTCACCACCGCGGAGCTCCCGGCCTCCCTGCTGGCCGGGTTCCCCGTCTGCCCCCATCTGGAGGTCGAGTTTGGGAACCTCCAAGACTGCGAGTTCACGTGGTATAAGGAAAATGCCCCATGCACAAG CCCTGAAGCTGCTGGAGAAGTTCCAGGCGATGACAGCAGTTGGACAGAGGTGGGATACGGGAGAGTGCATGTCCCGTCCAATCAGGACATCGGCTACAGACTCAAACTGCGCTGCACACCTAAAGATGGTGAACGCAGTGGCGTGGCCAAGGAGCTGGTCTCTGTGGGAGCCGTAGAGGCCGGACCAGGCATGTGCACGTTCGACAACAGACACGCGTACACTGTCAAAGAGGCAGAGTGGCCAGCGGTGAGGGTGGTGTCGTACAACATCCTCGCCGATGTCTACGCCCAGACAGAACTGTCCAAGACGGTGCTTTACCCGTACTGCGCCCCCTACGCCCTGCAGCTGGACTACAGGCAGAACCTGATCAAGAAGGAGCTGGCCGGGTACAACGCTGACATCGTCTGCCTGCAGGAGGTTGACAAAG GGGTGTTCGTGGACAGTCTGACTCCAGCTCTGGATGCCTTCGGCCTGGATGGCGTTTTCAGGATCAAAGAGAAGCAGCATGAAGGCCTCGCCACTTTCTACCGCAG GTCGAAGTTTCAGCTGCTAAGCCGTCATGACATCGTGCTGAACAAGGCGTTGACCTCTGACCCCATCCATTCTACGCTGCTGGAGAGGGTTTCTGCTAACGGCGCTTTGAAGGACAAGATACTGCAGAGGTCCACCACCCTGcag GTCAGTGTGCTCGAGGACCTGAATAAACCAGGCAGGAAGGTCTGCGTGGCCAACACTCACCTGTACTGGCACCCAAAAG GAGGGAACATTCGGTTGATCCAGATGGGCGTGGCTCTGCAACACCTGCGTCATGTGATCAGCGAGGAGGCACCTGGCGCCCCTCTGGTCTTCTGTGGTGACTTTAACTCCACCCCTAACTCAG GTGTGTTCCAGCTGGTCCAGGAGGCCGTGGTCCCCCTACAGCATGCAGACTGGGCCAGCTCTGGGCCGGAGGAGACCTGCAGCATGGAGCTGCTCTCTGCCTTCCCCCCCCTGCTGAGCGCCTGCAGCCAGCCCGCCTACACCAACTACGTGGGAGGCTTCCACGGCTGCCTGGACTACATCTTCATACAGCCAGACAGCATGCAG
- the atp6ap1la gene encoding ATPase H+ transporting accessory protein 1 like a isoform X3: MSSLRTPARRGHRKCLTEIITESVAVSPVHDEGIAQSDGGMWMEEGLMSADHPFRRLQSPDVSRRKLLQVPGAAVPFPPLKVLSNGEPCVLFQARKLSLRYEKQKQLDLTERAFSPQKPVDISQSVCRQDKATLIMRFGDVEDFRGLSIRLQLSNTFSESLGQWWFSVDSVSLLYNTSEEAVFNASDVYAPASSSYHCDHVSSLQRYSALLLPSTDPARRWSITFTNFQIQAFNVTAGGFSPASVCTTFLTPAILMGLIMSLILLLVLAYALHMVIHLKHIEHDDQRKADVYFPQSPEHCCVENDDAEKNILSQEDN; this comes from the exons TGTTGCTGTCTCTCCAGTCCATG ATGAAGGGATTGCACAGAGTGATGGAGGGATGTGGATGGAGGAGGGTTTGATGTCTGCAGACCACCCATTTAGACGACTGCAG TCTCCAGATGTGTCACGGAGGAAATTACTTCAGGTGCCAGGAGCTGCAGTTCCCTTCCCTCCCCTCAAG GTGTTGTCCAATGGGGAGCCGTGCGTCCTGTTCCAGGCCAGGAAGCTGTCTCTCCGCTATGAGAAGCAGAAGCAGTTGGATCTGACGGAGAGAGCCTTTTCTCCTCAGAAACCTGTCGACATCAGCCAGTCTGTCTGCCGCCAGGATAAGGCCAC ACTGATTATGAGGTTTGGAGATGTGGAGGATTTCAGAGGTCTGTCCATCAG ACTGCAGCTGTCCAACACGTTCTCCGAGTCTTTGGGTCAGTGGTGGTTCTCAGTGGACAGCGTCTCTCTGCTCTACAACACCTCTGAAGAGGCAGTGTTCAACGCCAGCGATGTGTACGCTCCGGCCTCCTCCTCCTACCACTGCGACCACGTCAGCAGCCTCCAACGCTACAGCGCCCTGCTGCTGCCCAGCACCGACCCCGCCCGCCGCTGGAGCATCACCTTCACCAACTTCCAG ATTCAGGCGTTCAACGTCACCGCTGGTGGATTTTCTCCTGCGAGCGTCTGCACCACCTTCCTGACGCCGGCCATCCTGATGGGCCTCATCATGTCCCTGATCCTGCTGCTGGTCCTGGCCTACGCCCTGCACATGGTCATCCACCTCAAACACATCGAGCATGATGACCAACGCAAGGCCGACGTCTACTTCCCACAAAGCCCTGAACACTGCTGTGTGGAAAATGATGACGCTGAGAAAAATATTCTAAGCCAAGAAGATAATtag
- the atp6ap1la gene encoding ATPase H+ transporting accessory protein 1 like a isoform X4, whose protein sequence is MASPWKHCSILLLSLLLLHLQSSTCLDRQAAASVAVSPVHDEGIAQSDGGMWMEEGLMSADHPFRRLQSPDVSRRKLLQVPGAAVPFPPLKVLSNGEPCVLFQARKLSLRYEKQKQLDLTERAFSPQKPVDISQSVCRQDKATLQLSNTFSESLGQWWFSVDSVSLLYNTSEEAVFNASDVYAPASSSYHCDHVSSLQRYSALLLPSTDPARRWSITFTNFQIQAFNVTAGGFSPASVCTTFLTPAILMGLIMSLILLLVLAYALHMVIHLKHIEHDDQRKADVYFPQSPEHCCVENDDAEKNILSQEDN, encoded by the exons ATGGCTTCACCATGGAAACACTGCAgcattctcctcctctctctccttctcctccatcTTCAATCGTCCACTTGCCTCGACCGACAAGCTGCTGCCAG TGTTGCTGTCTCTCCAGTCCATG ATGAAGGGATTGCACAGAGTGATGGAGGGATGTGGATGGAGGAGGGTTTGATGTCTGCAGACCACCCATTTAGACGACTGCAG TCTCCAGATGTGTCACGGAGGAAATTACTTCAGGTGCCAGGAGCTGCAGTTCCCTTCCCTCCCCTCAAG GTGTTGTCCAATGGGGAGCCGTGCGTCCTGTTCCAGGCCAGGAAGCTGTCTCTCCGCTATGAGAAGCAGAAGCAGTTGGATCTGACGGAGAGAGCCTTTTCTCCTCAGAAACCTGTCGACATCAGCCAGTCTGTCTGCCGCCAGGATAAGGCCAC ACTGCAGCTGTCCAACACGTTCTCCGAGTCTTTGGGTCAGTGGTGGTTCTCAGTGGACAGCGTCTCTCTGCTCTACAACACCTCTGAAGAGGCAGTGTTCAACGCCAGCGATGTGTACGCTCCGGCCTCCTCCTCCTACCACTGCGACCACGTCAGCAGCCTCCAACGCTACAGCGCCCTGCTGCTGCCCAGCACCGACCCCGCCCGCCGCTGGAGCATCACCTTCACCAACTTCCAG ATTCAGGCGTTCAACGTCACCGCTGGTGGATTTTCTCCTGCGAGCGTCTGCACCACCTTCCTGACGCCGGCCATCCTGATGGGCCTCATCATGTCCCTGATCCTGCTGCTGGTCCTGGCCTACGCCCTGCACATGGTCATCCACCTCAAACACATCGAGCATGATGACCAACGCAAGGCCGACGTCTACTTCCCACAAAGCCCTGAACACTGCTGTGTGGAAAATGATGACGCTGAGAAAAATATTCTAAGCCAAGAAGATAATtag
- the atp6ap1la gene encoding ATPase H+ transporting accessory protein 1 like a isoform X1 → MASPWKHCSILLLSLLLLHLQSSTCLDRQAAASVAVSPVHDEGIAQSDGGMWMEEGLMSADHPFRRLQSPDVSRRKLLQVPGAAVPFPPLKVLSNGEPCVLFQARKLSLRYEKQKQLDLTERAFSPQKPVDISQSVCRQDKATLIMRFGDVEDFRGLSIRLQLSNTFSESLGQWWFSVDSVSLLYNTSEEAVFNASDVYAPASSSYHCDHVSSLQRYSALLLPSTDPARRWSITFTNFQIQAFNVTAGGFSPASVCTTFLTPAILMGLIMSLILLLVLAYALHMVIHLKHIEHDDQRKADVYFPQSPEHCCVENDDAEKNILSQEDN, encoded by the exons ATGGCTTCACCATGGAAACACTGCAgcattctcctcctctctctccttctcctccatcTTCAATCGTCCACTTGCCTCGACCGACAAGCTGCTGCCAG TGTTGCTGTCTCTCCAGTCCATG ATGAAGGGATTGCACAGAGTGATGGAGGGATGTGGATGGAGGAGGGTTTGATGTCTGCAGACCACCCATTTAGACGACTGCAG TCTCCAGATGTGTCACGGAGGAAATTACTTCAGGTGCCAGGAGCTGCAGTTCCCTTCCCTCCCCTCAAG GTGTTGTCCAATGGGGAGCCGTGCGTCCTGTTCCAGGCCAGGAAGCTGTCTCTCCGCTATGAGAAGCAGAAGCAGTTGGATCTGACGGAGAGAGCCTTTTCTCCTCAGAAACCTGTCGACATCAGCCAGTCTGTCTGCCGCCAGGATAAGGCCAC ACTGATTATGAGGTTTGGAGATGTGGAGGATTTCAGAGGTCTGTCCATCAG ACTGCAGCTGTCCAACACGTTCTCCGAGTCTTTGGGTCAGTGGTGGTTCTCAGTGGACAGCGTCTCTCTGCTCTACAACACCTCTGAAGAGGCAGTGTTCAACGCCAGCGATGTGTACGCTCCGGCCTCCTCCTCCTACCACTGCGACCACGTCAGCAGCCTCCAACGCTACAGCGCCCTGCTGCTGCCCAGCACCGACCCCGCCCGCCGCTGGAGCATCACCTTCACCAACTTCCAG ATTCAGGCGTTCAACGTCACCGCTGGTGGATTTTCTCCTGCGAGCGTCTGCACCACCTTCCTGACGCCGGCCATCCTGATGGGCCTCATCATGTCCCTGATCCTGCTGCTGGTCCTGGCCTACGCCCTGCACATGGTCATCCACCTCAAACACATCGAGCATGATGACCAACGCAAGGCCGACGTCTACTTCCCACAAAGCCCTGAACACTGCTGTGTGGAAAATGATGACGCTGAGAAAAATATTCTAAGCCAAGAAGATAATtag
- the atp6ap1la gene encoding ATPase H+ transporting accessory protein 1 like a isoform X2, translating to MASPWKHCSILLLSLLLLHLQSSTCLDRQAAASVAVSPVHDEGIAQSDGGMWMEEGLMSADHPFRRLQSPDVSRRKLLQVPGAAVPFPPLKVLSNGEPCVLFQARKLSLRYEKQKQLDLTERAFSPQKPVDISQSVCRQDKATLIMRFGDVEDFRGLSIRLQLSNTFSESLGQWWFSVDSVSLLYNTSEEAVFNASDVYAPASSSYHCDHVSSLQRYSALLLPSTDPARRWSITFTNFQIQAFNVTAGGFSPASVCTTFLTPAILMGLIMSLILLLVLAYALHMVIHLKHIEHDDQRKADVYFPQSPEHCCVENDDAEKNILSQEDC from the exons ATGGCTTCACCATGGAAACACTGCAgcattctcctcctctctctccttctcctccatcTTCAATCGTCCACTTGCCTCGACCGACAAGCTGCTGCCAG TGTTGCTGTCTCTCCAGTCCATG ATGAAGGGATTGCACAGAGTGATGGAGGGATGTGGATGGAGGAGGGTTTGATGTCTGCAGACCACCCATTTAGACGACTGCAG TCTCCAGATGTGTCACGGAGGAAATTACTTCAGGTGCCAGGAGCTGCAGTTCCCTTCCCTCCCCTCAAG GTGTTGTCCAATGGGGAGCCGTGCGTCCTGTTCCAGGCCAGGAAGCTGTCTCTCCGCTATGAGAAGCAGAAGCAGTTGGATCTGACGGAGAGAGCCTTTTCTCCTCAGAAACCTGTCGACATCAGCCAGTCTGTCTGCCGCCAGGATAAGGCCAC ACTGATTATGAGGTTTGGAGATGTGGAGGATTTCAGAGGTCTGTCCATCAG ACTGCAGCTGTCCAACACGTTCTCCGAGTCTTTGGGTCAGTGGTGGTTCTCAGTGGACAGCGTCTCTCTGCTCTACAACACCTCTGAAGAGGCAGTGTTCAACGCCAGCGATGTGTACGCTCCGGCCTCCTCCTCCTACCACTGCGACCACGTCAGCAGCCTCCAACGCTACAGCGCCCTGCTGCTGCCCAGCACCGACCCCGCCCGCCGCTGGAGCATCACCTTCACCAACTTCCAG ATTCAGGCGTTCAACGTCACCGCTGGTGGATTTTCTCCTGCGAGCGTCTGCACCACCTTCCTGACGCCGGCCATCCTGATGGGCCTCATCATGTCCCTGATCCTGCTGCTGGTCCTGGCCTACGCCCTGCACATGGTCATCCACCTCAAACACATCGAGCATGATGACCAACGCAAGGCCGACGTCTACTTCCCACAAAGCCCTGAACACTGCTGTGTGGAAAATGATGACGCTGAGAAAAATATTCTAAGCCAAGAAG ACTGTTAA